A single Paratractidigestivibacter faecalis DNA region contains:
- the serS gene encoding serine--tRNA ligase codes for MLDIKFVRENPDLVDKACESRQNAHWDREKFFELDEERRSVIAEVEALQAARNSASKEIGQLMREGKKEEAEAKKAEVAANKERIATLDDRRDAVEKELFDLVAAIPNIPHEDVPYGKDDSDNPEVRRWGTPREFDFEPKAHWDLGPELGIIDFDRGVKLAGTRFYLLGGMGARMERALINFFIDMHNKAGFKEWWPPVITNHDSLFGTGQLPKFDEDLYHVQPDLYLIPTAEVQLTNIHRDEVLDGSKLPLMYTAFTPCFREEAGSAGRDTRGIIRVHEFDKVEMVKFAKPEDSMNQLESMVAEAELCLQTLGLPYHVVTLCTGDIGFSATKCYDIEVWLPSYNNYKEISSCSNCWDFQARRANIKYRDPSEFKGTRYVHTLNGSGLAVGRTMAAIIENYQNEDGTITVPEALRPYMGGIEVITPEE; via the coding sequence ATGCTCGACATCAAGTTCGTTCGCGAGAACCCCGACCTTGTGGACAAGGCCTGCGAGTCCCGCCAGAACGCTCACTGGGACCGCGAGAAGTTCTTTGAGCTTGACGAGGAGCGCCGCTCCGTCATCGCCGAGGTCGAGGCGCTCCAGGCGGCCCGCAACAGCGCCTCCAAGGAGATTGGCCAGCTGATGCGCGAGGGCAAGAAGGAGGAGGCCGAGGCCAAGAAGGCCGAGGTCGCCGCCAACAAGGAGCGCATCGCCACGCTGGACGACCGTCGCGACGCCGTGGAGAAGGAGCTCTTTGACCTCGTCGCCGCCATCCCCAACATCCCGCACGAGGACGTCCCTTACGGCAAGGACGACTCCGACAACCCCGAGGTGCGCCGCTGGGGTACCCCGCGCGAGTTTGACTTTGAGCCCAAGGCCCACTGGGACCTTGGTCCCGAGCTGGGCATCATTGACTTCGACCGCGGCGTGAAGCTTGCCGGCACCCGCTTCTACCTGCTGGGCGGCATGGGCGCCCGCATGGAGCGCGCGCTCATCAACTTCTTCATCGACATGCACAACAAGGCCGGCTTCAAGGAGTGGTGGCCCCCCGTCATCACCAACCACGACAGCCTGTTTGGCACCGGCCAGCTGCCCAAGTTCGACGAGGACCTCTACCACGTGCAGCCTGACCTCTACCTCATCCCCACGGCCGAGGTCCAGCTGACCAACATCCACCGGGACGAGGTGCTCGACGGCTCCAAGCTGCCGCTCATGTACACCGCCTTCACCCCGTGCTTCCGCGAGGAGGCTGGCTCTGCCGGCCGCGACACCCGTGGCATCATCCGCGTCCACGAGTTCGACAAGGTCGAGATGGTCAAGTTCGCCAAGCCCGAGGACTCCATGAACCAGCTCGAGTCCATGGTGGCCGAGGCCGAGCTGTGCCTGCAGACCCTGGGCCTTCCGTACCACGTGGTTACCCTCTGCACCGGCGACATTGGCTTCAGTGCCACCAAGTGCTACGACATCGAGGTCTGGCTGCCCAGCTACAACAACTACAAGGAGATCTCCAGCTGCTCCAACTGCTGGGACTTCCAGGCCCGTCGCGCCAACATCAAGTACCGCGACCCGTCCGAGTTCAAGGGTACCCGCTACGTGCACACCCTCAACGGCTCTGGCCTGGCCGTCGGCCGCACCATGGCTGCCATCATCGAGAACTACCAGAACGAGGACGGCACCATCACCGTGCCGGAGGCCCTGCGCCCCTACATGGGCGGCATCGAGGTCATCACCCCCGAGGAGTAG
- a CDS encoding ABC transporter ATP-binding protein yields MQRTSRQLMGKFLSYYKGQVGLFVADIACSLAVAGIDLAFPQILRTCTRGIFGEGADAIMGALVYLAVGLVLMYLVRFGCRYFVCFWGHVMGARMESRMREDLFDAYERMSFSFFDRNKSGDLMSRLVSDLFDIAETAHHGPEFLIIGVVEIVGSFVILGSINATLTLVLVVICAVLIAYNAWANLRMKAVFAENRIKISGVNSRLEDSLAGSRVVKSFAAEDLERRKFRDSNDAYLDSKTRMYRAMGQYQAAISAMMGGLNTVILVMGGWLIAKGQMEASDLATYALYISMFTTPITNILNFTETFQKAIAGFRRFCDVLDTRPDIEDKPGAPDLAVSEGAICYQNVRFAYAGGEGDVIRGLDLDIRPGETIALVGPSGGGKSTTCSLLPRFYDVREGSITIDGQDVRDVTQKSLRQSIGLVQQDVYLFDGTIAENIAYGRPDASAQEIRDAARRANIADFIEGLPDGYETRVGERGARLSGGQKQRIAIARVFLKNPPILIFDEATSALDNESERAVQASLSELAQGRTTLVIAHRLSTIKNADEIVTMENGRVSERGTHEELLAKNGTYARYYRMQFAEGETEAR; encoded by the coding sequence ATGCAACGCACTTCTCGCCAGCTGATGGGGAAGTTCCTCTCTTACTACAAGGGCCAGGTGGGCCTGTTTGTGGCGGACATAGCCTGCTCGCTGGCCGTGGCCGGCATTGACCTGGCCTTCCCGCAGATCCTGCGTACCTGCACCCGAGGCATCTTTGGCGAGGGCGCCGACGCCATCATGGGCGCCCTCGTCTACCTGGCCGTTGGCCTGGTGCTCATGTACCTGGTGCGCTTTGGCTGCCGCTACTTTGTGTGCTTCTGGGGCCACGTCATGGGCGCTCGCATGGAGAGCCGCATGCGCGAGGACCTCTTTGACGCCTACGAGCGCATGAGCTTCTCGTTCTTTGACCGCAACAAGTCGGGCGACCTCATGAGCCGTCTGGTCTCGGACCTCTTTGACATCGCCGAGACGGCCCACCACGGCCCGGAGTTCCTCATCATTGGCGTGGTGGAGATCGTGGGCTCCTTTGTGATCCTGGGCTCCATCAACGCCACGCTCACGCTGGTGCTGGTCGTCATCTGCGCCGTGCTCATTGCCTACAACGCGTGGGCCAACCTGCGCATGAAGGCCGTCTTTGCCGAGAACCGCATCAAGATCTCCGGCGTGAACTCCCGCCTGGAGGACTCGCTGGCCGGCTCTCGTGTGGTCAAGAGCTTTGCGGCCGAAGACCTGGAGCGCCGCAAGTTCCGTGACTCCAACGACGCCTACCTGGACTCCAAGACGCGCATGTACCGGGCCATGGGCCAGTACCAGGCCGCGATCTCGGCCATGATGGGCGGGCTCAACACGGTCATCCTGGTCATGGGTGGCTGGCTCATTGCCAAGGGGCAGATGGAGGCCTCCGACCTGGCTACCTACGCGCTCTACATCAGCATGTTCACCACCCCCATCACCAACATCCTCAACTTCACCGAGACCTTCCAGAAGGCCATCGCCGGCTTCCGCCGCTTCTGCGACGTGCTGGACACTCGCCCCGACATCGAGGACAAGCCGGGTGCGCCGGACCTTGCCGTGAGCGAGGGCGCCATCTGCTACCAGAACGTGCGCTTTGCCTACGCCGGTGGCGAGGGAGACGTCATCCGTGGGCTTGACCTGGACATTCGCCCTGGCGAGACCATCGCTTTGGTGGGCCCCTCGGGTGGCGGCAAGTCCACCACCTGCAGCCTGCTGCCGCGCTTCTACGACGTGCGCGAGGGCTCCATCACCATCGACGGCCAGGACGTGCGCGACGTCACGCAGAAGAGCCTGCGCCAGAGCATTGGCCTGGTGCAGCAGGACGTCTACCTGTTTGACGGCACCATTGCCGAGAACATTGCCTACGGACGGCCGGACGCCAGTGCCCAGGAGATTCGCGACGCGGCCAGGAGGGCCAACATCGCCGACTTCATCGAGGGGCTGCCCGACGGCTACGAGACCCGCGTGGGCGAGCGCGGCGCCCGTCTCTCCGGCGGTCAGAAGCAGCGCATCGCCATCGCGCGCGTCTTCCTCAAGAACCCGCCGATCCTGATCTTTGACGAGGCCACCTCTGCCCTGGACAACGAGTCCGAGCGCGCGGTGCAGGCGTCTTTATCCGAGCTTGCGCAGGGCAGGACGACGCTGGTCATCGCGCACCGCCTCTCCACCATCAAGAACGCCGACGAGATTGTGACCATGGAGAACGGCCGGGTCTCCGAGCGTGGCACGCACGAGGAGCTTCTCGCCAAGAACGGGACGTACGCGCGCTACTACCGTATGCAG